A DNA window from Kitasatospora atroaurantiaca contains the following coding sequences:
- a CDS encoding undecaprenyl diphosphate synthase family protein, protein MAGGAGVVPRSEAACFCEAYWPAFRKVDFLRALRDYQLRHRRLGL, encoded by the coding sequence TTGGCTGGGGGTGCGGGGGTCGTCCCCCGCAGTGAAGCTGCCTGCTTCTGCGAGGCCTACTGGCCGGCCTTCCGCAAGGTCGACTTCCTGCGGGCGCTGCGCGACTACCAGCTGCGCCACCGCCGCCTGGGGCTCTGA